The Bacillota bacterium genome includes the window GGCTTGACAAATGACAGTAAGCATGATACTATTTGACTGTTTAAACTAAAATAGTCAAATAGTATCGGAGGGATTACTATGCCTAAAAGCTTTTCAGATGCTGAGCGAGCTTATATCAAAAGCAAGTTAATAGATTCAGCCAAAGCTTGCCTTTCACAATATGGTGTTCGCAAGACAACAGTCGATGAGCTTGTAAAAAGAGCTAAAATTCCGAAGGGAACTTTTTATCTCTTTTACGACTCCAAGGAACTTTTATTCTTTGATATTTTGTGCGAGTTTCACGATGAAATGCACAGAAAGCTGTTGAAAGAAGCTGAAAGCATAAGAAATGATATCAACCCGCAAAAGCTGACCGATCTGATTTTCGGAATCTATAAAATGATAGAAGAATCCTTTATAGTGTGTTTTTTGAATGACGGAGAAATGGAACGGCTGCTTCGCAAACTTCCCCCTGAGATCGCCCAAAAACATGTGTTGAAAGATAATTTTGATGTTGAAAACTTGTTTGCCGTCGCGCCACAGCTTAAGGGAATGGACACTAAAGCGATGAGTGCAGCGCTTAGAGCGCTCTTTTTTACGATTTTGTATAAAAAAGAAATCGGTGAAAGCGTTTATGACAATTCATTAAAAATTTTAATTCACGGCGTTGTCTTGCAGATGTTTGGGGAGGATAAACAATGATCTGCGTCAAAGAATTAAGTTTCAGTTACATCCGAAAGCCGTTCATCGAGGATATAAATTTTACCGTTGGTCAAGGTGAAATATTCGGGTTCCTTGGTCCTTCAGGTGCGGGTAAAAGTACACTTCAGAAAATCCTGACTGGGCTTATCGGCAATTATGTAGGAAGCGTCACGGTTAACGGCATGGAAGTCAGAAACCATGGCAAAGACTTCTACGAACGTATCGGCGTTGATTTTGAATTTCCCAGCCTGTACGAAAAACTAACGGCAAAAGAAAACCTGCAATATTTTGCATCGCTTTATAAAAAGCAAGGCGATATCTGTAAACTTCTTGAAAGCGTCGGGCTTTCTTCCGATGCGGATAAAAAAGTCGCAGATTTTTCAAAGGGAATGAAATCACGGCTCAATTTTATCAAAGCCCTTCTGCATGATCCTGAAATTCTTTTTCTTGACGAGCCTACTTCAGGTCTTGATCCATCCAATGCAAGGCAGATGAAAGATATCATTTTGTCCGAAAAAGGTAAGGGCAAAACCGTTATTTTGACTACACATAATATGTACGACGCAACAGAATTATGTGACCGGGTGGCATTTATTGTCGATGGCAGGCTCAAGGCTCTTGATACGCCTCATAACCTTATTATGTCAAAAGGTGCATCAAAAATTGAATATTCCTATCTGGAAAACGGGAAAGAAAAGAAAATTCAAACACCACTTAGCCGGGTAAGTGAGGATATTACCCTCTCAAAGCTAATTGCAGCCAACCGGCTACAGTCTATTCACAGCAGTGAACCCACACTGAACGACATTTTTGTTGAGATTACCGGGAGGCGGCTGCAATGAGACAAAAGGCTCTGTTTCTTGGTGATATACGCTTTCAGTTCAAATATGGTTTATATTTTATTTATCTTGTTTTTACTCTAATCTACATAATGCTGGTTTACGTTCTTCCTGAATCTTGGAGGAATATGGCAGGTATCCTGATGATTTTCTCCGACCCCGCTGAAATCGGGCTTTACTTCATGGGCGCCATTATACTATTCGAGAAAAGCGAGAGGGTAATTAACAGTATTGCGGTTTCACCGGTTAAGCCCTTTGAATATGTATTCTCCAAGCTTTTCTCCATGGCTGTTATTTCCACGATTGCTGCGTCTGCAATCGGGTTTGGCACTGGAATCGTCCGCAATGCCGTTGTGTTTCTTCTAAGTATCTTCTTATGTTCCTGCCTCTTTTCTGCCATAGGGCTAATAATTGCTGCCAAAATATCCACCCTAAACGGATTCATTATAGCAACTATCCTGCCACAGCTAATCATCAATATTCCAGTGTTCGCATGGCTATTCGGCTGGAAGAAGCTGTGGCTTTTGTTTCATCCCGGCATCGGCATGATAGAGCTATGCACAAGCGGTTCGTATGGATTCGTTTCGTTTTTTACACTGATTTTTTGGACTGCAATTTTTGCAATAATTGCCGTATTAACAACTCAAAAAATGTTTCTGAAAGTTGGGGG containing:
- a CDS encoding TetR/AcrR family transcriptional regulator; translation: MPKSFSDAERAYIKSKLIDSAKACLSQYGVRKTTVDELVKRAKIPKGTFYLFYDSKELLFFDILCEFHDEMHRKLLKEAESIRNDINPQKLTDLIFGIYKMIEESFIVCFLNDGEMERLLRKLPPEIAQKHVLKDNFDVENLFAVAPQLKGMDTKAMSAALRALFFTILYKKEIGESVYDNSLKILIHGVVLQMFGEDKQ
- a CDS encoding ABC transporter ATP-binding protein, with amino-acid sequence MICVKELSFSYIRKPFIEDINFTVGQGEIFGFLGPSGAGKSTLQKILTGLIGNYVGSVTVNGMEVRNHGKDFYERIGVDFEFPSLYEKLTAKENLQYFASLYKKQGDICKLLESVGLSSDADKKVADFSKGMKSRLNFIKALLHDPEILFLDEPTSGLDPSNARQMKDIILSEKGKGKTVILTTHNMYDATELCDRVAFIVDGRLKALDTPHNLIMSKGASKIEYSYLENGKEKKIQTPLSRVSEDITLSKLIAANRLQSIHSSEPTLNDIFVEITGRRLQ
- a CDS encoding ABC transporter, which codes for MRQKALFLGDIRFQFKYGLYFIYLVFTLIYIMLVYVLPESWRNMAGILMIFSDPAEIGLYFMGAIILFEKSERVINSIAVSPVKPFEYVFSKLFSMAVISTIAASAIGFGTGIVRNAVVFLLSIFLCSCLFSAIGLIIAAKISTLNGFIIATILPQLIINIPVFAWLFGWKKLWLLFHPGIGMIELCTSGSYGFVSFFTLIFWTAIFAIIAVLTTQKMFLKVGGAKL